In Halorussus salilacus, the DNA window TGCGACTCGCGACTACACAGACTTTGCTAAGGGTATCATTCAAGTACGGACCATCGATGGGGCTCGATCTGACCTCCCTCGCCAATGCTGGATAATATAGTGAGTGACGATATATTGTCTTCAAAAGGGGGAGGAGGGTCGATACTGGGAACCCCTTATCGCTGCCTGGACAACCTCACAACCTTTGCGATTCAGTGAATCAGTGATTCACTGATCGACGTCTTGCTTGGCGAGCTCGCGAATCTTCTCCTTCGTTTCTTCCTGGTGCTCGCCGAACGCCACCTCGAAAACCCCGCGGTAGAAGTGCTTATTTTTCTCCAGCGTGATGTCCTCGCGTTTGAGTTGCTTTTTCAGGCGAGTGAACGTTATCTCGATGTCCTCGCTTTGCTCCGGTTCAACGTATATCGTGGCTGAATCCCAATCTTCGCGGATGTTCAGCGGTTCGTCATCTGTCTCTCCTGCTTCACTGGTAGACAAATCAGTATCGGTCGTGGATGCGGTTCTCTGCTGAGCTGACCGATCTTCGGTTGCCGCCGCAGTATCGCTACTCTGTTCTTCTGATTCCTCCGGCGTCTCTGTGGTCTCACCATCTGCGACCGCGTCTTCCTCTTCCACCTCGTCGGAGGGGTCCTCGAACCGCTCGTCCATTCCCCGGGGCATTCTTACGCCTCCACCTGCGTTTTGTCGAACGCTCGTTCCATCGTCTCCGCAACCTCCAGAAAGAGGTCGCGCTCTACTTGCTGGTCGTTCGCGTCTTCCCACCCGAAAATATCTCGTCCGTTGTCCCACGCACGCTGGATCGCTACTCGCATCGGGAGTTTGAAAATCGGTGCCATCGACGCGAAGGACTCGTCGAAGGAGTTGAGGAATTTCTGTGACTGACCGTCGTCCCGGTACATATTCGCCAGGAGTCCGACGATTGCAATCTCGATCTGCTGGTTGTCCTCGATGGACTCCAGCTGGTCCCATAGGTCGTCAAGTGCATCCCGTGATGTTGCTTGGGTCTGTGCAGCCAGGAAGACGTTTTGAGCCGCGATGAAGGCCGCGTCCGTCAGGACTGAGAGGTCGGGAGGGCAATCGACTACGATAAAATCGTAGTTGTATCCGTCGTCAACCATCTCTTCGAGGGCGAGTTTCAGTGAGAGGCGGGCATTCGCATCGTCCATCCAATCTCGAGCAAGGCCCATGTCCTTGTGACTGGGAATCAGATCGAAGTTCAGATGGTCGTACTCGTCGGCTTCGATCACGATTTCTGAAAGACTAGTATCGTGCGTGCGCGGATTGTCGACGAGTACGTCGAGCAGGTTCTCGTCATCGGTGACTAGTGTGTTGGGGAGTTCGTTCTTCGGGCTTGATGGATCGTTGTCGTCGCCTGGACCAAGTCCAAGCCCTTTCGTCATGTCGGCTTGTGGGTCCATATCGATTGCAAGAACATCGTGGTCGCGAGTGGCCAGCGCCGCGGCACTGTTGATCGTCGCCGTTGTTTTTCCTGTCCCGCCTTTTTGGTTGCCGAAGGCGATCGTGGGGATGCCAGTCGATGGGGTGACGCCCCATCCACGAGGTGTCTCAGCCATGGTTCGATCATTGAATCAATGACTCATAAATCCATGTCAGACACTCAGTTGTATCTCTCTCAATGCGATTCTGCCGAATATCGTCGTTTGATAGGATGAGGGGCGCAATTCCCCTCTTTTTGAGTGCCATCTTGGAATCAGTGACTCAATGAGTCACGAAATCAGTACTTCACTGATTCAATGATTTCGTGATGCGAGTCTCGTGTTCCTGAGTCCTCAATTCAATACTTCAGGTACTCACTGATTCAGTGACTCAATGAATCTATGAGTCAGGGACTCCATGCCCTCCATGACGCTAAGCAACTCAGTGAATCATGGACTCTTTGATCTCCTGCTCCCGGCATTCAATACTTCATGGAATCTGTGACTCAGTGATTCATTGAGTTAATTATCAACCGAAGAAAGACAATTGGGATGACTTGACAGATGGCGATTGATGTTACGTTCTCTCTCCGAAGGCTGCGTTAAGTTGGTCTCGCATGAACTCTCGTCGGACTCGACGAGAACGCGAGTCAGACAGGTAATTTTGCATCACCACCCGAGGATCACTACTACCCTGCTCTGCAGCGATTTCGTCGACACCTTCGAGAACGCCTTCGAGGACTGCTGTATAGGTATCGTACCAGAATCGGCGACAGAGCTGTGGACTTGGTCGTTCACCCCCAATCCGCTTGGGGAGATCTGCTTCCAACGCAAGATTTTGGAACCAATTCCGGATTGTATCGCGGGTCGCGTACGGTGTTTCTCCCTGTGAGGAGGGGAACAGGTATCCAGTCCACGTATCGTCTTCCGCTAGCTCGTCGATTCGGGAGTCAAGCACGTCCATTCCGTACAAAAGTGATACTTCGCCGGGCCCGTTCTTGCGGTTCTCGAACGTGATGAAGGGGACGTCGTCTTCGTGAACGTCACGCTGGAACTGCGAGATATGGAGTGCTGCGACCTCACTTGCTCGAAGTCCCCAGCCAGCTAATGCTACCACGAGCAGCTCTTCTCGCGTCGTTCCCGATGCCTGCATCAGTTTCCGAATATGATTCGCTGAAAGCGAAGGAGTCGGGGAATCTTCGACTTCCCACTTGAATTCGTCGTATAGGCCGCTGGCAG includes these proteins:
- a CDS encoding ParA family protein; its protein translation is MAETPRGWGVTPSTGIPTIAFGNQKGGTGKTTATINSAAALATRDHDVLAIDMDPQADMTKGLGLGPGDDNDPSSPKNELPNTLVTDDENLLDVLVDNPRTHDTSLSEIVIEADEYDHLNFDLIPSHKDMGLARDWMDDANARLSLKLALEEMVDDGYNYDFIVVDCPPDLSVLTDAAFIAAQNVFLAAQTQATSRDALDDLWDQLESIEDNQQIEIAIVGLLANMYRDDGQSQKFLNSFDESFASMAPIFKLPMRVAIQRAWDNGRDIFGWEDANDQQVERDLFLEVAETMERAFDKTQVEA
- a CDS encoding tyrosine-type recombinase/integrase, translating into MSQSDAEQESETDAERVPSFEGVRWTSYSLEDFTDLYWDEIAPCLETEGIDPTSEKPTHQWFRDHDARAFLAALRRHHDRSFGEFWNEDLELGDNEEGYTWATSNDATIDALEQFLNRRKSRYSLASSSVDALRTRLNLYVRAYQEANGMDDLLTPIQRDRENPAYEAVDAVYAAFDWLNEGAEREYSAQTLQRVRRVVDAWYQHLVGRRVASMNPASGLYDEFKWEVEDSPTPSLSANHIRKLMQASGTTREELLVVALAGWGLRASEVAALHISQFQRDVHEDDVPFITFENRKNGPGEVSLLYGMDVLDSRIDELAEDDTWTGYLFPSSQGETPYATRDTIRNWFQNLALEADLPKRIGGERPSPQLCRRFWYDTYTAVLEGVLEGVDEIAAEQGSSDPRVVMQNYLSDSRSRRVRREFMRDQLNAAFGERT